From Heteronotia binoei isolate CCM8104 ecotype False Entrance Well chromosome 17, APGP_CSIRO_Hbin_v1, whole genome shotgun sequence, one genomic window encodes:
- the TSSK3 gene encoding testis-specific serine/threonine-protein kinase 3 produces the protein MTDEQVKDTMEEFLLSHGYQVGKTIGEGTYSKVKEAFSKKHQRKVAVKIIDKMGEPEEFIERFLPRELQIVKRLDHKNIIRVYEMLESPDGKIYLVMELAEDGDVFDCVLQGGPLPESRAKALFCQLVEAIRYCHSCGVAHRDLKCENALLQGFNLKLTDFGFAKLLPKNRKELSQTFCGSTAYAAPEVLQGVPHDSRKGDIWSMGVVLYVMLCANLPFDDTDIPKMLCHQQKGVSIPGHLGISEECQDLLKSLLEPDMILRPSIEEVTWHAWLANP, from the exons ATGACCGATGAGCAGGTTAAAGATACGATGGAGGAGTTCCTTCTCTCCCATGGTTACCAAGTGGGCAAAACCATTGGAGAAGGGACATATTCAAAGGTCAAAGAAGCTTTTTCAAAGAAACACCAGCGAAAAGTGGCCGTGAAAATTATTGACAAAATGGGAGAACCAGAAG AGTTTATCGAGAGATTCCTTCCCAGGGAACTTCAGATTGTCAAGCGTTTGGATCACAAGAACATCATCCGCGTGTACGAGATGCTGGAATCACCTGACGGGAAAATCTACCTGGTGATGGAGTTGGCAGAAGATGGTGATGTCTTCGACTGTGTCCTGCAAGGTGGGCCCTTGCCTGAGAGCCGAGCCAAAGCCCTTTTCTGTCAGCTGGTAGAGGCAATCCGCTACTGCCACAGCTGTGGTGTGGCGCACCGTGACCTAAAGTGTGAGAATGCCCTCTTACAGGGCTTCAACCTGAAACTGACTGACTTTGGATTTGCCAAGCTGCTCCCCAAGAACCGCAAGGAGCTGAGCCAGACGTTCTGTGGCAGCACTGCCTACGCCGCCCCCGAGGTGTTGCAGGGTGTGCCCCATGATAGCAGGAAGGGCGACATTTGGAGCATGGGGGTGGTTCTCTATGTCATGCTCTGTGCCAACCTGCCTTTTGATGACACAGACATCCCCAAGATGCTTTGCCACCAGCAGAAGGGGGTTTCCATCCCTGGCCACTTGGGAATTTCCGAGGAATGCCAGGACCTTCTTAAAAGCCTGTTGGAACCAGACATGATCTTGAGACCTTCCATCGAAGAAGTAACTTGGCATGCATGGTTAGCAAACCCCTGA
- the FAM229A gene encoding protein FAM229A, with protein sequence MSSQETPQARRFPIEAGDSPSLATAPDTQEPVAPERTATRQLRRCPGCHCLTLPNVPIDVYIAMGGSHRPRTT encoded by the exons ATGAGCTCCCAAGAGACCCCACAAGCTCGGAGATTTCCCATAGAGGCAGGAGATTCTCCCAGCCTGGCAACTGCCCCTGATACCCAGGAGCCGGTTGCCCCTGAGCGCACTGCGACGAG GCAGCTGCGAAGATGTCCAGGGTGCCACTGCCTGACCCTGCCCAACGTTCCCATTGACGTCTACATTGCCATGGGTGGGAGCCACAGGCCACGAACAACCTGA